From one Melioribacteraceae bacterium genomic stretch:
- a CDS encoding dihydrofolate reductase family protein, with the protein MSKTTLYIASSIDGYIATKDHSVDWLSVVEDGEEDYGYNEFYNSIDAIVMGRKTYDFILQHSDWPYAGKQSFVFTSQKLITDRKDIEFLHGDIKTGFSKIISSGRENIWLVGGGLLNTEFLNNNLIDEIILSIIPIALGEGIPLFPNANQQTLKLLQATNYKSGLVQLKYEIDIKK; encoded by the coding sequence TTGAGCAAAACAACTTTATATATTGCATCGAGTATTGATGGATACATTGCAACAAAGGATCATAGTGTTGATTGGCTTTCTGTAGTCGAAGACGGCGAAGAAGATTATGGCTACAATGAATTCTATAATAGCATAGATGCTATTGTAATGGGAAGAAAGACATACGATTTTATCTTACAACATAGTGACTGGCCTTACGCTGGAAAACAAAGCTTTGTTTTTACGTCTCAAAAATTAATCACGGATAGAAAAGATATCGAGTTTTTGCATGGTGATATAAAAACCGGTTTTAGTAAAATAATTTCCTCAGGACGCGAAAATATTTGGCTTGTCGGCGGTGGACTTCTTAACACCGAATTTTTAAACAACAATTTAATTGATGAAATTATCCTATCGATAATTCCAATTGCTCTTGGCGAAGGTATTCCTCTTTTTCCTAACGCCAATCAACAAACTCTAAAGCTTCTTCAAGCAACAAATTATAAATCCGGACTAGTTCAATTAAAGTACGAGATTGATATAAAAAAATAA
- a CDS encoding class I SAM-dependent methyltransferase, whose protein sequence is MNKNPWLDISYEDYIGHMDSPEVDQYKMINKVFKESLEDFSPKSVFVPGCTIGNGFEHIDWSSVKSVTALDINANYLDVVRQKYGHHPQLKIINADLQYWDPDSIKFDMIYAALVFEYVNVSTVLKMFYKSMHSRSRLITILQNESALQSKVSQTKYTSLEKLNSIMHLVNISDFEKILHQYGFEINDKKIITLNSGKIFSVYELVTN, encoded by the coding sequence ATGAACAAGAATCCTTGGTTAGACATAAGTTATGAAGATTATATCGGACATATGGACAGTCCGGAAGTCGATCAGTATAAGATGATAAACAAAGTGTTCAAGGAATCTCTCGAGGATTTTTCACCAAAATCTGTCTTTGTCCCCGGTTGTACAATCGGAAACGGGTTTGAACATATAGATTGGTCATCAGTTAAAAGTGTTACTGCTCTGGATATCAACGCGAATTATTTGGATGTCGTTCGTCAGAAATATGGACATCATCCACAGTTGAAAATCATAAATGCTGATTTACAATATTGGGATCCCGATTCAATCAAATTCGACATGATTTATGCCGCACTTGTTTTTGAATATGTGAACGTATCGACCGTTTTAAAAATGTTTTATAAATCAATGCATTCCCGCTCAAGATTAATTACAATATTACAAAATGAGAGTGCGCTTCAAAGTAAAGTTTCACAAACAAAATATACTTCGTTAGAAAAACTAAACTCTATAATGCACTTGGTAAATATTAGCGACTTTGAAAAAATCTTGCATCAATATGGTTTTGAAATCAACGATAAAAAAATAATAACGCTTAACAGCGGAAAGATTTTTAGTGTTTATGAGTTAGTTACAAATTAG
- a CDS encoding TIGR00730 family Rossman fold protein, which translates to MKKICVFCGSSFGNNKSYSDTANLLGKLIAKKNIELVYGGASVGLMGEIASAVINAGGKVIGVIPKQLIEKEVAHTGLNDLRVVGSMSERKSLMADLSDGFIALPGGFGTLEEVFEVVAWGQLNFHNKPLGLLNVNGYYDNLTSFLDHTVKENFIKPEHREMILVDSDPEKMLLKLQNYIPPKFDKADWILEMLNKQKPA; encoded by the coding sequence ATGAAAAAAATATGCGTGTTTTGCGGCTCAAGTTTTGGCAATAATAAGAGTTATTCCGACACTGCGAATTTACTTGGCAAACTCATCGCAAAAAAGAATATTGAACTTGTCTATGGCGGTGCAAGTGTTGGATTAATGGGTGAAATCGCTTCTGCGGTTATTAATGCAGGAGGCAAAGTAATCGGCGTTATTCCCAAACAGCTTATTGAAAAAGAAGTTGCGCATACCGGGCTAAATGATTTACGTGTTGTCGGATCAATGTCCGAGCGAAAGTCTTTGATGGCTGATCTTTCAGATGGATTTATTGCTTTGCCCGGGGGATTCGGAACACTCGAAGAGGTTTTTGAAGTTGTCGCTTGGGGTCAACTTAACTTCCATAACAAACCTTTAGGCTTGCTAAATGTTAACGGCTACTATGATAATCTTACAAGTTTTTTAGACCATACCGTAAAAGAAAATTTTATAAAACCGGAACACCGCGAAATGATATTGGTAGATAGTGATCCGGAGAAAATGCTTCTAAAATTACAAAACTACATACCTCCTAAATTTGATAAAGCGGATTGGATTCTTGAAATGCTCAACAAACAAAAACCGGCTTAG
- a CDS encoding DinB family protein, which translates to MYRKIADFIKTWKAEEEATVKILSNIKDEHLLKTISDNTRSLGRLAWHITQTLTEMGSKVELVENDYLDGKPIPSNISEIIDLYKKYCDELAVNLKSKWTDEDLSLKMDLYGQSWERGRILTMLVNHQIHHRAQITVIMRLLGLPVPGIYGPSKEEWKNYGMEPQD; encoded by the coding sequence ATGTACCGCAAAATTGCAGACTTCATTAAAACTTGGAAAGCAGAAGAGGAAGCAACGGTAAAAATATTGTCTAACATTAAAGATGAACATCTTTTAAAGACTATTTCCGATAACACAAGAAGTTTAGGAAGATTAGCATGGCACATAACACAAACATTAACCGAAATGGGCAGTAAAGTTGAGTTGGTTGAAAATGATTATCTAGATGGCAAGCCTATACCAAGTAACATATCCGAGATTATTGATCTCTACAAAAAATATTGTGATGAGCTGGCAGTCAACCTTAAATCAAAATGGACTGACGAAGACTTATCGTTAAAAATGGATTTGTATGGACAATCATGGGAAAGAGGAAGAATCTTGACGATGTTAGTCAATCATCAAATACATCACCGTGCACAAATAACTGTTATAATGAGATTACTCGGACTACCAGTTCCAGGTATATATGGTCCTTCAAAAGAAGAATGGAAAAACTACGGAATGGAACCGCAAGATTAA
- a CDS encoding peptide MFS transporter, with product MKSRHPKGLPVLFFTEMWERFSFYGMRAILVLYLTKETIGDNPGMGWSNSDALILYGWYTMLVYVMSIPGGIVADRFLGQKKTVFLGGLFIAIGQLTLAVSGEAFFYTGLILLIIGVGFLKPNISTMVGGLYKEGDPRRDSGFTIFYIGINIGAATAPLIVGYVGEVYGWHIGFSLAGFGMILGQIIYLLGQKHLKTVGNYVPVPKIEGSKSNKPLTKIEKDRVVVLLISFLIVIVFWGAYEQAGGLMNLYTKEKINRIVLGWEIPTSVFQSVPAIFVIIFGTAVAAFWSRRNNKGKESSSIFKMAIGTIIMGTGFLMMSAAALEAQASGKALLIWLILSYLLQVIGELSISPVALSFITKLAPLKYASIMMGVYFAATGLGNKLAGLVGEFAQNAGEFEVFTGIFVFCVFFGLLLLVFFKKLKALTHGAEEIKLEEKLEAAEKLNT from the coding sequence ATGAAATCTCGTCATCCTAAAGGATTGCCCGTACTCTTTTTCACGGAAATGTGGGAGCGTTTTAGTTTCTATGGAATGCGAGCAATTCTTGTTCTCTATTTAACAAAAGAAACTATTGGGGATAACCCCGGTATGGGGTGGAGTAATTCCGATGCATTGATTCTTTATGGTTGGTATACGATGCTTGTCTATGTTATGTCAATCCCAGGTGGAATTGTAGCGGATAGATTTCTCGGTCAGAAAAAAACAGTTTTTCTTGGCGGACTTTTTATTGCGATCGGACAATTAACTTTAGCAGTTTCCGGTGAAGCTTTTTTCTATACTGGTTTGATATTATTAATTATTGGAGTCGGATTTCTTAAGCCAAACATTTCTACAATGGTCGGAGGATTGTATAAAGAAGGTGATCCTCGACGCGATAGTGGATTTACAATTTTTTATATAGGAATTAACATAGGCGCCGCAACCGCTCCTTTAATTGTCGGTTATGTTGGTGAAGTTTACGGATGGCATATCGGATTTTCATTAGCTGGATTTGGAATGATTTTAGGACAGATTATTTATTTGTTGGGTCAAAAACATTTAAAGACAGTCGGGAACTATGTCCCTGTTCCCAAAATCGAAGGATCAAAAAGCAATAAACCTCTAACAAAAATTGAAAAAGATCGTGTTGTTGTTCTTCTAATTTCCTTTCTAATAGTAATTGTTTTCTGGGGCGCTTATGAACAGGCAGGCGGGTTGATGAACCTATACACGAAAGAAAAGATTAATAGAATTGTTTTGGGATGGGAAATTCCTACGAGTGTATTTCAATCTGTACCGGCAATTTTTGTAATAATATTTGGCACTGCTGTCGCCGCTTTTTGGTCCAGACGAAATAATAAAGGAAAAGAATCCTCTTCCATTTTTAAAATGGCGATAGGTACAATAATAATGGGAACAGGATTTTTAATGATGTCAGCCGCAGCTTTAGAGGCTCAAGCCAGCGGTAAAGCATTGCTGATTTGGTTAATTCTTTCTTACCTACTTCAAGTTATAGGCGAACTCTCAATCTCGCCCGTTGCGCTTTCATTCATCACAAAACTAGCTCCTCTTAAATATGCATCAATAATGATGGGTGTTTATTTTGCCGCAACAGGGCTTGGCAATAAACTCGCCGGACTTGTAGGAGAGTTTGCACAAAATGCCGGTGAGTTTGAAGTCTTTACGGGAATATTTGTCTTCTGTGTCTTTTTCGGACTACTGCTTTTGGTGTTCTTTAAAAAATTAAAAGCTCTTACTCATGGTGCGGAAGAAATAAAGTTAGAAGAAAAACTTGAGGCTGCTGAAAAGCTGAATACTTAA
- a CDS encoding Na+/H+ antiporter subunit E, translating into MIKVNPRNIVLHFCIMMAFWLILSGYFDLFHISLGVLSVSTVLWFNAKLRNHVFYPDKKSEESGLRVFRFFYFLIFLLWEIITSSFRIAYLIIHPKMPIKTGIIKFKTNLPNMFAKVTLGNSISLTPGTVTLHIDGENFVVHALTSESDEAHIDHSLAVEVAKLYKTKIERVVCDEVIIDSEDEL; encoded by the coding sequence ATGATTAAAGTAAATCCAAGAAATATCGTACTTCATTTCTGTATAATGATGGCTTTCTGGCTCATCTTAAGCGGCTATTTTGACTTGTTTCATATTTCGCTAGGTGTTCTGTCGGTTAGTACTGTTTTGTGGTTCAACGCAAAGTTGCGCAATCATGTTTTTTATCCCGATAAAAAATCAGAAGAATCCGGGTTAAGAGTTTTTAGATTTTTTTACTTCCTAATTTTTCTATTGTGGGAAATAATAACATCAAGCTTTAGAATTGCTTACTTGATCATTCATCCCAAGATGCCGATCAAAACCGGGATAATAAAATTCAAAACAAATCTGCCGAATATGTTTGCGAAAGTGACTTTGGGAAATTCTATCTCGCTAACTCCGGGAACTGTCACATTACACATTGACGGAGAAAACTTTGTCGTTCACGCCTTAACAAGTGAATCAGATGAAGCACATATTGATCACTCCTTGGCCGTTGAAGTTGCCAAGCTTTATAAAACAAAAATAGAAAGAGTTGTATGCGACGAAGTTATAATTGATTCAGAGGATGAGCTATAG
- a CDS encoding monovalent cation/H+ antiporter complex subunit F, translating to MESFFIAMAIGLTIIITIPFFRVIKGPTVFDRLLGAGAIGTKTLVLILLLGHLFGRLDMFIDIALAYSILNFISSLIIAKYFSTEKAKE from the coding sequence ATGGAATCATTTTTTATTGCAATGGCTATAGGTTTAACAATAATTATTACTATCCCCTTTTTTAGAGTAATAAAAGGTCCGACTGTTTTTGACAGATTACTCGGTGCCGGTGCAATCGGTACAAAAACCTTAGTGCTGATTTTATTGCTTGGTCATTTGTTCGGCAGGTTAGATATGTTCATCGACATAGCTCTTGCTTATTCAATTTTAAATTTCATCAGTTCATTAATTATCGCAAAATATTTTTCAACCGAGAAAGCAAAAGAATGA
- the mnhG gene encoding monovalent cation/H(+) antiporter subunit G → MIELQNILTIFFIVVGSFFMMIGSVGVIRLPDFFTRSHATSKSDTLGIMLIILGLMVYEGFCLKSLKLLIIFVFVAIANPVGAHALARAALSFGIKPWFKKDKEKEE, encoded by the coding sequence ATGATAGAACTTCAAAATATATTAACAATTTTTTTTATTGTAGTCGGCTCGTTTTTTATGATGATCGGAAGTGTTGGTGTTATAAGATTACCGGATTTTTTCACACGCTCTCATGCAACAAGCAAAAGTGATACGCTGGGAATTATGTTAATCATTCTGGGACTAATGGTTTACGAAGGATTCTGCTTAAAGAGTTTAAAACTATTAATCATTTTTGTGTTTGTTGCGATTGCCAATCCTGTTGGGGCTCATGCATTAGCGCGTGCCGCTTTAAGTTTCGGGATTAAACCTTGGTTCAAAAAAGATAAAGAAAAGGAAGAATAG
- a CDS encoding DUF4040 domain-containing protein, whose amino-acid sequence MHWELELVLYVFLIISAVVSLHVKDLLTAVVSLSVFSYILAMLFVSMGAIDVGFTEAVVGAGITGVLYIVLIFRTTRRTND is encoded by the coding sequence ATGCATTGGGAACTTGAACTTGTACTTTATGTCTTTCTTATAATTTCTGCTGTTGTTTCTTTACATGTTAAAGATCTGTTAACCGCAGTTGTGTCATTAAGTGTGTTCAGTTATATACTTGCAATGCTGTTTGTATCTATGGGCGCTATTGATGTCGGGTTTACCGAAGCGGTTGTCGGAGCCGGTATAACCGGTGTTCTTTATATCGTTTTAATATTCAGAACAACGAGGAGAACTAACGATTGA
- a CDS encoding MnhB domain-containing protein, protein MQQGSSSPIIILLSRILSPYIMLFGMYVIFHGHYSPGGGFQGGALLATSILLIRISTDEKIHPMHFNKDLAIPLGVLGVLIFFGIGLLSLLLGGNFLDYSFLPIPGLTSAELRYFGILFIEVGVGIAVMAILVSIYDNLIDDEDEDV, encoded by the coding sequence GTGCAACAAGGAAGTAGCAGTCCTATTATTATTCTTTTAAGCCGAATACTCTCTCCATATATAATGTTATTCGGGATGTATGTGATCTTTCACGGGCATTATAGTCCCGGCGGAGGTTTTCAAGGTGGCGCCTTGCTTGCAACATCCATTTTATTAATAAGAATTTCTACTGATGAAAAAATTCACCCAATGCATTTTAACAAAGATTTGGCTATTCCATTAGGTGTTCTTGGGGTTTTAATATTTTTTGGAATTGGTTTATTATCATTATTGCTCGGAGGAAATTTTCTGGATTATAGTTTTCTGCCCATACCCGGTTTAACTTCTGCCGAGTTAAGATATTTCGGCATACTATTTATCGAAGTCGGAGTTGGGATTGCGGTCATGGCAATTCTTGTTTCCATTTATGATAATCTTATAGATGACGAGGATGAAGATGTTTGA
- a CDS encoding cation:proton antiporter subunit C, giving the protein MFDFIAGHYDYWFIILLLVIGLYGMTVKKNLVKKLIGMTIFQAAIILFYISSAIKVDATVPIIIENLSVENPANYINPLPHALMLTAIVVGVATVGVAFALLILIYKNYKTLDETELIELMK; this is encoded by the coding sequence ATGTTTGATTTTATTGCCGGACATTATGATTATTGGTTTATAATCTTGCTGCTTGTAATCGGTTTGTACGGAATGACTGTAAAGAAAAATTTAGTTAAGAAATTAATCGGCATGACAATTTTTCAGGCTGCAATAATTCTGTTTTATATCTCTAGTGCAATAAAAGTTGATGCCACCGTCCCAATAATTATAGAAAATTTATCGGTTGAAAATCCGGCTAATTATATTAATCCTCTACCGCATGCTTTAATGTTAACAGCTATTGTAGTTGGAGTTGCAACCGTGGGTGTTGCTTTTGCTTTACTCATATTGATTTACAAAAATTATAAAACCCTTGATGAAACCGAACTGATTGAGTTAATGAAATGA
- a CDS encoding monovalent cation/H+ antiporter subunit D family protein has protein sequence MIEKNLPAIIPLLFLFASLIIPLLGVWKKNIAYPIAALITLAATILSIFGFIHVINNGPINYFFGGWIPPIGIEYVYDYLSSFVVLVINFVALFVIAYSYQPVNIDLSGKQTAYYSVVMLLLTGFNGMIITGDLFNLYVFIEISSLAGYALIGVGDKKAPFAAFKYLIIGTIGASFYLLGIGYLYFMSGTLNMSDLAGILPLMEESPTIIVALILIVVGFGIKMAIFPMHGWLPDSYTFAPTSSSALIAPIGTKVGAYAMIRLLYFVFGVEYFSNELAAADLIAVFSSAGIIFGSVLAIAQKEMKRMLAYSSVAQIGYIGLGIGLANPFGFIGAVLHLLNHAFMKATLFMVAGSIRMKEGHSDIYKFDDSYRKKYPWTMAAFTVAALSMVGLPPLAGFFSKWYLALGTIENSSWLFLAVILISSLLNAVYFFRILEKVYMKSPEGSEVKEKVKKNEIKFSMLIPILVLAIGLIVLGILNFIIVEHIYKMMPEGML, from the coding sequence ATGATTGAGAAAAATCTTCCTGCAATAATACCGCTGCTCTTTCTGTTCGCGTCTTTAATTATTCCTCTTCTTGGAGTTTGGAAAAAAAATATTGCTTATCCTATTGCCGCTCTGATTACTCTAGCGGCGACTATACTTTCAATATTTGGATTTATTCACGTAATAAACAATGGACCAATAAATTATTTCTTCGGCGGATGGATTCCCCCAATAGGAATCGAATACGTTTACGATTATCTCTCTTCATTTGTGGTTCTTGTTATAAATTTTGTAGCACTATTTGTTATTGCATATTCATATCAACCGGTAAATATTGATCTTTCCGGCAAGCAAACTGCCTATTATTCGGTTGTAATGTTATTACTAACCGGTTTTAATGGTATGATAATCACCGGGGACTTATTCAATCTTTATGTCTTCATAGAAATTTCCTCGTTAGCTGGTTATGCCTTAATTGGTGTTGGTGATAAAAAAGCACCATTTGCCGCTTTTAAATATTTGATTATCGGAACTATCGGAGCGTCATTCTATTTGCTAGGTATAGGTTATCTTTACTTTATGAGCGGTACCTTAAACATGTCAGATCTAGCCGGCATTTTACCTTTGATGGAAGAAAGTCCGACCATAATCGTTGCATTAATTTTAATCGTCGTCGGCTTCGGAATTAAAATGGCAATCTTTCCAATGCATGGTTGGCTGCCGGATTCATACACTTTTGCTCCCACTTCTTCTTCTGCATTAATTGCTCCGATCGGGACAAAGGTTGGTGCATATGCAATGATACGATTACTCTATTTTGTATTTGGTGTTGAATATTTCAGTAACGAATTAGCAGCTGCCGATTTGATTGCTGTTTTTTCTTCTGCTGGAATTATATTCGGTTCCGTCTTAGCAATCGCACAAAAAGAAATGAAACGGATGCTAGCCTACAGCAGTGTTGCACAAATTGGTTATATAGGATTGGGCATTGGTCTTGCAAATCCATTTGGTTTTATCGGAGCTGTTTTACATTTACTTAACCATGCTTTTATGAAAGCTACTTTGTTTATGGTCGCAGGCAGTATTAGAATGAAAGAGGGTCATTCAGATATTTATAAGTTTGATGATTCTTATAGAAAAAAATACCCATGGACTATGGCGGCGTTTACCGTTGCCGCTTTATCAATGGTTGGACTCCCACCTTTAGCCGGATTTTTCAGCAAGTGGTATCTCGCTCTAGGAACAATAGAAAACTCAAGCTGGTTATTTCTTGCAGTCATATTAATAAGCAGTTTGCTAAATGCCGTTTACTTTTTTAGAATTCTTGAAAAAGTTTATATGAAATCTCCGGAAGGATCGGAAGTAAAAGAAAAAGTAAAGAAAAATGAAATTAAGTTTTCTATGTTGATACCGATTTTGGTCTTAGCAATCGGTTTGATTGTGTTGGGTATATTGAACTTTATTATAGTTGAACACATTTATAAAATGATGCCGGAAGGTATGTTGTGA
- a CDS encoding monovalent cation/H+ antiporter subunit D family protein has product MEIISTYNSAIPFYAVMVSLLAVPLIIISRNNPNLREGWTILAAVVKFVLVLTLLPAALEGKAAVFNILEIAPGIELALKADQFGIFFAIIASGLWIFTSFYSIGYVRGNDEKKQTRYFASFAVCLSATIGIAFSTNLLTFIIFYEVLTIATYPLVIHKENKEAIAAGRKYLLYTLTAGVILIAAAGLTYHYTNTLDFSAGGIFSDVNLSKDAVIVLFMLFLAGVGVKAGIMPLHSWLPAAMAAPTPVSALLHAVAVVKSGVFGVVRVVGFVFGPEVMEQYGLNNILFVFAGTTIILASLLAFKQDNLKRRLAYSTVGHLSYIVLGVSLLSTSGFTGGIMHISTHATMKITLFFCAGAIYVNLHRENISQLDGIAKVMPWTMAAFTIGSIGLAGIPPINGFISKWFLGIGSLEAGMDIGLTILLLSGLLNAGYFFPIIYRAYFKEGTGLENYGEANKLMVVPIVITATLSVLFGLFPDLFFNFFDLAVSITTDVMRGF; this is encoded by the coding sequence ATGGAAATAATTTCTACATATAATTCTGCAATTCCTTTTTATGCCGTAATGGTTTCGCTGCTTGCGGTTCCGCTGATTATTATTAGCCGAAACAATCCCAACTTACGCGAAGGATGGACAATACTTGCAGCAGTTGTGAAGTTTGTTTTAGTGTTGACATTACTTCCCGCAGCATTGGAAGGTAAAGCCGCAGTATTTAATATTTTAGAAATTGCACCAGGTATTGAACTTGCACTCAAAGCCGATCAATTCGGGATTTTCTTTGCAATTATTGCTTCTGGGCTTTGGATATTCACTTCCTTTTATTCAATCGGTTATGTGCGTGGAAATGACGAGAAAAAACAAACTCGCTATTTTGCAAGTTTTGCAGTTTGTCTATCAGCTACAATCGGAATTGCTTTTTCGACAAACTTACTTACGTTTATAATTTTTTATGAAGTGTTGACTATTGCAACTTACCCGCTTGTTATTCATAAAGAAAACAAAGAGGCAATTGCCGCGGGTAGAAAGTATTTGCTCTATACATTAACTGCAGGCGTTATTCTAATTGCCGCAGCCGGATTAACTTATCACTACACAAACACTTTAGATTTTTCCGCAGGCGGAATCTTTTCTGATGTAAACTTATCAAAAGATGCTGTGATTGTTTTATTCATGTTATTCTTAGCCGGAGTAGGAGTTAAAGCCGGTATTATGCCTTTACATAGCTGGCTTCCCGCCGCAATGGCAGCACCGACTCCCGTTAGCGCCCTGCTTCACGCTGTTGCTGTTGTAAAATCCGGTGTATTTGGTGTCGTTAGAGTAGTTGGATTTGTCTTCGGTCCCGAGGTGATGGAACAATATGGTTTGAACAATATTTTATTTGTGTTTGCCGGGACGACTATAATTCTTGCATCTTTGCTTGCATTCAAACAAGATAATTTGAAAAGGCGACTCGCTTATTCAACGGTCGGACATTTATCATACATTGTACTTGGTGTGTCTCTTCTTTCAACATCTGGATTTACCGGTGGAATCATGCACATTTCAACACATGCTACAATGAAGATAACGTTATTCTTCTGTGCCGGCGCGATTTATGTGAATCTTCATAGAGAAAACATTAGTCAGCTTGACGGAATTGCAAAAGTGATGCCCTGGACAATGGCTGCATTCACAATCGGTTCGATTGGCTTAGCAGGCATTCCGCCAATAAATGGTTTTATTAGCAAATGGTTCTTAGGCATCGGATCTTTAGAAGCCGGGATGGATATAGGATTAACAATATTATTATTAAGTGGGTTGTTAAACGCGGGTTACTTCTTCCCTATTATTTATCGCGCTTATTTTAAAGAGGGAACCGGTTTGGAAAACTATGGCGAGGCGAACAAACTGATGGTTGTACCAATCGTTATCACGGCAACGCTTTCGGTTTTATTCGGTTTGTTCCCTGATCTATTTTTTAATTTCTTTGATCTCGCCGTAAGCATTACGACCGATGTTATGAGGGGATTTTAA